Genomic segment of Rubrivirga sp. SAORIC476:
GAGATGTCGGCCCCGGCGGCGAACGCCTTCTCGCCCGCGCCCGTGATCACGACGCCGCGGACATCGTCCTGACGGGCGAGCCGCAGCGCCTTCGACAGCTCGGCGACGAGCTGTTGGCTGAGCGCGTTGAGCGCGTCGGGCCGGTCGAGAGTGATCGTGAGGACGCCGTCGGCGTCGGTCTCCGTGCGGAGGGTCTGGAAGTCAGGCACGAGGGTGGGGGAGATGGGCAGTGGAAAACAGGAGCGGGCCGGCGGGAGGTCAATGGCGCCTCGGGGAGAGCGACGAGGCCCGAGGCGGATCTGCCTCGGCCCCTTCCCCGGTTCCTGCGGTCACAGCGAGCTTACCCCTCGCGCTGGCGGCGGCGGAGGTCGGCTTCCGTGTTGGCGGCGTCGCCCAGAATGTCGTCGAGGTCGTCCATGAGGCCGGCGTCAATGCGGCCCTCGACGCGCCCGATCTCTCCGGCGGACGACGTCTCGAAGGCCTCCAGGTCGAGTTCGTTGAGTCCGTCAATGCCGAGCGTGTCGTCGAGCGCCTCCATGGAGTGCTGCGTCTCCTCGACCTCGTTCATGAGCGTGTCGAGTTGGAAGGAGACCTCCTCGGGGTTCTGCATCGTCAGCGACTGCTCGTAGACATAGCGCGTCACGTCCTCGATGGTCTCCAGCTGGGCCTCGATGATGGCGAGGTTCTCGCCCGCCTTCTTGAACCGGTCGAGGCGCTTCTCCAGGATCAGCAGGCGCCGCTGCTTGATGGCGCGGACGCGGGGCGGGTCGGCCTGCATCTCGTTCTGGAGGCCCGTGATGGCGTTCACGATGTCGTTCTCGCCGGTCCGCCGCGCGAACTGGACGTAGCGCTCCTTGAGTTGGAGCAGGTTCAGGTGCGCGTCGAGCAGGCCGTCGAGCTTCTTGAGGTGCGCGTCGAGCAGGCCCTGGCTGGAGTACGGCAGCTTGGCGTAGTTGTCCTTGATCGCCTTCTCCATGTTCCGGAAGCGGACGTAGCGCTTCTGGTCGTCTTTGGCGAGGGTGCGAAAGACCTCGCGGTCGCGGGGCGCCTTGCGCCGCTCGTCGACCTTGCGGGAGCGGACGACGCGTTTGTAGCGCTCGTTGCGGGGGAGGATGCCGAGGTAGAGAAGCTCCGCGGCGGCGGCGAAGACGAGCAGGATGTTGGCGGCGGCCGCCCCCGGCAACAGGAGCGCCGTGACGAGGGCCAGGATCAGGAAGCCCAGGTTCACCGGGCTCATGAAGGCCTCCTTCGTGAAGTTGATCGTCTCGTCGGGCATTGCGGGGTGATGGGTGATAGGGTGATGGGTGATGGGTCGGGCGGGATGCCCTCACGCATCACGGATCACGCATCAGGCGGGGCGTCGGCCGATGGTCTTGGCACCGGCGTTGCCCGTCTCGGGCGTCTCGTCGGCGGGCGGGGGCGTGCGGCCGATGGTCTTGGCCGAGGCGGGCGCGCTCGGGCTGGCGGCATTCTGGGCGGCCTCCGGCGCGGTCGGCTCGCCGCCGCCCATCTGGGCCTTCATCTGCCGCACGAGGGCCTCGGCCTCGGCCTTGGCGAGCGCCTCGCGGTCGACCTCCTCGGCATTGCCGGTGACCGGCGCGAGGCCTTCGGTGGCCAGCTCGAAGCGAGCCTCCGACAGCGCCGCATCGCGCATCAGCTTGTCGGTCATCGCGTCGGTCTCGGCCTCCAGCTCCGGGTTGCGCATGGCGTTGAGCGCGTTGGCCGTGGAGGCCATGCGCTGGGCGCCACGGTGCTGCTGCTTGAGGGCGCGCAGCTTCTGGAGGTGGGCCTTCTCCTCGGCCTTGATGCGCTCGAACTCGGACTTGTCCATAATGGGTGCGGAATGCGGGAGGAGGGGGTGCGTAGAGGAGAGAACGCCATCCCTCCTCTCCGTATCCCATCGTCCCTCGTTACTCGGTGCGCTCGCGGGTGCCGCCGCCGCCACCGGTGGTGGACGGGGCCTCCTCTTCGGGAATGCGAAGCTGGGGCGTCGGCGCGGCTTCCTGGGCGGGCTCGGACATGCCCATCTCCAGCTTGAACTGCTTGACGAGCTCAGCGGCCTGGATTTCCTGGGCGTCCTCCTCGATCTGCATCGACTCCGTGTCGATCGAGTCGAGGGCCATCTCCATGCGGGCCTCGTTGCGCGCGGACTGCTCGTTGACGCGCTGCACCATCTCGTCGTGCGTCTGGTCGACGCCGGCGACCTCGAACTGCTCCAGCGTGTCGGCGATCTTGGCCTGCCACTTGGCGCGGTCGTGGGCGCGGATGGCCTCCTTGGCCTCCTGCATCTTCTTCTCGCGCTCGCGCATGAAGGCCTTCTTGACCTGGAGCGCCTTGTCATAGGCCTGCTCGGCGAACTGGAGCTGCTCGCCCGTCCGCGTCTGCGCCTCCTTGACGCCCTGCAGCTGGACCGCGTAGCGCTGCGCGATGTCGTCGCGACCCGCGTTGATGGCCGCCTTGATCTTGCTCGTCAGCGAGGACTGCTCGGCGGTGTAGCGGCGGTGCTCCTTCTGGAGCAGCATCACGTTGGCCTTCACCGTCGCGATGTTCTCGTTCATCTTCGGGACCTGATCGTTCAACTCGCGCATGTTCTGCTCGAGGATCAGGCGGGGGTCTTCCATCGCAGAGATGGCGCCGCCGAACATCGATTTGATGAGGCGGGTGAATCGCTTCCACATGGGGGCTGTCGGGTCGGGTGGGGAGGCGCCGCAAGCTACGCGGGATGCCGGGAAGGCGAGTCCTACGACAGAGGCGCGGAATGGTTGTCCGGGCCCGCTGGCTCGTGGGCGAGAGCAAAGAGACGTCGGGAACTGGCAGAAGCGAGAGGGGGCGAGGAGGCTCCGACGCAGAGGCCGCCTCTGGCGAGTCCCTAGTCCGCGTTCCCCATGCCTCGCTCCCAACGCGTGCCGTCGAAGCGGTCCAGCAGCAGCGGACGGGGCGTCGGGGGGGCAGCGCCGAGGGTGAACGCGGCCCGGACTGCCTCGGTATCCGCGCGGGAGGGGTCGGAGGCATAGATCTGGGCGAGGACATCGCCCGCCTCGACGCGCTCGCCGAGCGTCTTGTGGAGCACGAAGCCCGCCTTGGGGTCCACGTCGTCCTCTTTCCTGGCCCGGCCCGCGCCGAGGTCGACGGCGGCGTAGCCGAGCGCGAGGGGATCAATGTCTGCCACGAAGCCGGACGTGTCGGCGGTGACGGTGGCGACCGGCTCGCCCATGAGCGCGTCGGGGTCGTCGAGCGCGGCCACGTCTCCGCCCTGTGCGGCCACGATCTCCTGGAGGATGCCGAACGACCAGCCGTCGCGCAGGGCCGCCGAGGCCAGCCGCCGCCCGGCCTCGGGGCTCTCGGTCGCACGTCCGAGGTGGAGCATCTCGCCCGCCAGCGCCAGCGTCACCTCCACGACATCGTCGCACGGGCCACCCGCAGGCGTCTCCTCCTTGAGCAGGCGGATGGCCTCGGCCGTCTCCGGGCCGTTGCCGATGGCCCGCCCGAGCGGCGTGTCCATGTTGGTCAGCAGCGCGACCGTCGGCGTGCCGAAGCCGATGCCGACGCGCACGAGCGTCTCGGCCAGCTTCCGCGCCCGCGTCTCGTCTTTCATGAAGGCGCCTCGGCCGACCTTCACGTCCAGCACCAGCGCGTCGATGCCCTCGGCGAGCTTCTTGGACAGGATGGACGCCGCGATGAGCGGGATCGACTCGACGGTCCCGGTCACGTCGCGGAGCGCGTAGAGGGCCTTGTCGGCCGGGGCGATCTCGCCCGTCTGGCCGATCAGCACCGTGCCCACCTCGGCGAGCACCTCGCGGTAGCGCTCAATGGAGAGCCCGACGTCGAAGCCGGGGATGGCTTCCAGCTTGTCCAGCGTGCCGCCGGTGTGGCCGAGGCCGCGCCCCGAGATCATCGGCACGGGCACGCCGCAGGCGGCCACCATCGGCGCGAGCACCAGCGACACCTTGTCGCCGACGCCGCCCGTCGAGTGCTTGTCCACCTTGACGCCCTCGATGTCCGACAGGTCGAGGACGGTTCCGCTGTGGAGCATCGCCCGCGTCAGGGCGACCGTCTCGTCGTCGCTCAGCCCGCGCAGAAACGCGGCCATGAGGAAGGCCGACATCTGGTAGTCGGGTACGTCGCCTGCCGTGTAGGCGGCGATGAGCGCAGCGATCTCGTCGGGGGCGAGGAGGCCGCCGTCACGCTTCTTCGTGATCAGGCGGACGACGTTGAGGTCGGACACGGGGAGGGAGGAGGGGCGTGGGGCGAACGGCCGAGACGGGCAGGCGCTCGCAGAAGGGCCGGTGCAGGGTACGACGCGCGACCGGATGGGCTCGGCAGCGGGCGCAAACGCAACGAGGCGGGCGGCGTGAAGCCACCCGCCTCGGCGGAAATCGGCGGAGCGGCTGTTAGGCCTGCTCGGCGGCCGCAGCCTCGCGGGCGGCCTGGTCGGCGGCGTCCTGCTCCTGCGCGGCGACGGCCTGCTTGGCCTGCGAGTTGCCGTAGCGGCGCATGAACTTCTCGACGCGGCCGGCGGTGTCGACCATCGTCTTCTTGCCCGTGTAGAACGGGTGGTTGGACGAGTCGACCTCGGACTTGTAGTCCTTGCCCATCGTCGAGCGCGTCGTGAACTCGGTCCCGTCCGCGAGGGTGACGGTGACGAAGGGGTAGTCGGGGTGGATGTCGTTCTGCATCGGAGTAGGCCGTTTGGCGGACAGCGAAGGTACAGGGGGCACGCGGGCAGCCCAAGAGGGGCGGGCGGTGTTCCTCCCGTCTTCGCGCGCCGTCCTACAGGAAGAGCCGCCCGATCAGGTCATACGCGATCAGGCCGACGAGCGCCCCGGTCACGAACTCGCCCCAGCGCGGGCTCCGTCCCTGCCGGATCGCCACGCCCGCGATCACGAGCAGCGCCGCGAGCGCCAGCTGGCCCGTCGGCAGGGCGGGGGAGGACGGTGAGGCGCCGAGCACGCCGTAGGCCACGAGTGCGAGCACGCCGAGGCCGATCGCGAGCGTGCCGCTGGGAGAGGGCGAGGGAGCGTCGGGCATGGGAGGGCGGGTCAGGGGCAGGTATGGGGTACTCGGCACGGCGCGTTCGGTGCCGGAGTGGCCACGGGCGCGTACCGAGAGCCCACTACCACGCCTCCATCCCGAAGACGGCGTTGGCGAACAGCAACTGGCCGTCGGCCCAGAAGCCGCGGAAGAGGGGCGAGTCGGCCAGGTAGACGACCTCGCCGCGGCCGACGTCCTCGACGCCGAACACGAGCGAGTCCTCCAGCCGCTCGCGCGCTTGGACGCCCGCGAACCCGGCCGCGGGCGCGCCACTGCGGACGACGCCGACGTTCCAGCCGTCCGTCAGGAAGTCGACCGGCGCGACGCGGCGCTTGAGGACGTAGGTCCAGTCGGGGTAGCCGAACGCGAGCGGGTGCGTGGGGTCGAGGGCGACGCGGTAGACGGCGCCGGGGACGCTCTCGGAGGCGCCTCGGCGCTCGCGCTCGGCGTAGGGGCGGAGCGCGGCGGCGGCAGTCGTGTCCGCCTCGGGCGCGTCGCGGACCGCGGCGTCGAAGCCGTCGAGGCGGGCGATGGACGGGACGGCGCGCTCCATCGCTACCAGACGGCCCCCCGCGCGGATCCACGACCGCAGCATGTCGGCGCGGTCGGACGAGAGCCAGGCGCCGTAGCTGCCGTCCGGCATCACGAGCACGTCCACGTCGGCGAGCGTGGCGGCGGACACGTCGTCGGCGGTGAGCAGCGCGGCCGGGTACTCGACGACGGCGTCGAACCAGTGCCAGACCTCGCCGAGCGCGGTCGGCGAGACGGGCGTGTCGGCCAGGACAGCGACGGACGGGCGGCGCACGAAGCCGACACGGTTCGAGCCGAGGTCGGGCCCGGAGGTGGCGAAGCCGCTCGCGAGCGCCGTCAGTGGTCGGCCTGTCGCCTGGGCCGCCGCGCGCACGACGGCGTCGAAGCGGTCCCCGAGGCGGGCGTTGCCGGCGCGCGTGACGACGAGCGCGCCGCGTCCGAACGTCCGCCCACCCGCCTCGAACGGCTCGGGCACGATCCGCACGCCGACGCCCTCGCGGAGCAGCCGTGCCAGCAGTCGCGCGTCGTCCGGACTGCTCCACCCGGCGACGTAGGCATAGGGGCGGCCCGACGGCACCGTCGCGGCGGGCGGTGCCGGTCCGCCGGTCGCCACCGGGCCGGTCGCGGCCACGCCCTCGACGCCGTAGACGTAGGGCAGCGCCCACGCCGTCGCGTCGTACGTCACCGAGTCGCCCAGGACGGCCTCGGGCTCGAACAGGACGGCTGCCAGACGCCCCTTCGGCTGGTCGGCCGCGACCACGAGCGCACCCGCCTGGACCGCGACCCGCCCCGCCTCGGCCGGTCGGTCGAGGCCTCCGCCGTAGCGGACGCCCGAGACGGTCTGGTCGGTCGCCCAGCCGTACGCGATGCCCTGCAGGTCGAGCAGCGCCGCCAGCGCGCCGAGGCGGCCGGGGTCGCCCTGGGCGACGTAGGTCTGCGCCCCGGCGGGCGTGGCCTGGAAGTAGGCCGCGAACTGGCGCCGTACCTCGGCTGCGTCGCGGGCCGTCGTGGCGACCGTCGTCAGGCCGGTCGCGACGTGGTGGTCGATGCGGTCGCGCAGCGTCAGCGTGTCGCCCTCGGCGGTGCGGATGGCGAGGCCGGCGCGGCCCGATCCGCCCTGCTCGTAGGTCATCCCGATGGCGCCGTTGAAGGTTGGCCACGTGTCGCCGTAGGCCGGGTAGAACAGGTCGAACTCCTCCTTGGTGAAGTACAGCCAGCCCTCGCGGTCGAACACCTCGGCGTTGGCGCGGCCGATGCGCGTCTGCAGCTCGCGCTGCCACGGCGTGATGCGCGGGTGGAACGGCTCGGCGGCCGGCGCGAAGTAGTACGGGCTCTCGACGCCCTGCTCGTGGAAGTCGACGTGGACGGCGGGCAGCCAGCGGTTGTAGGCGGCCAGTCGGGCGCGCGTCTCGGGCTGCGTGCCCCAGGCCCAGTCGCGGTTGAGGTCGAACAGGTAGTGGTTGAAGCGCCCTCCGGGCCACGGCTGGTCGTGCTCGCGGGCGTCGGGGTCGGCGTTGGGGAGCGCACCGCGCCGCTGTCGGTAGCCCGAGACGTAGCGGTCACGGCCGTCCGGGTTGAGGCACGGGTCGAGGACCACGACCACGTCGGCCAGCCTCGCCGGGTCCTGCGTCAGGTCGTAGAGCGTCTGCATCGCCGCCTCGGTGCTGACGGCCTCGTCGCCGTGGACGTTGTAGCTCAGCCAGACGACGGCCTTCGTCGGCTCGCCCTCGCCGCGTGCTGCGGCGACGCTGCTCTGCCGGGCGGCCTCGGCCACCGCGGGGCTCTCGGCGACGACGGCTAGCAGCAGCGGGCGCCCCTCGGGCGTCTCGCCGTAGCGCTCCACCGTCACCAGCGGCGAGGCGTCGCCGACGGCCTCGACGTAGTCCACCACGCGGTGGTGGGGCGTGAACCGCTCGCCGAGGGCATAGCCGAGGAACGCCTCGGGTGTCGGCACCTGGGCGGCGGCGGCGGCGGAGAGCAGGACCGCCAGGGCGGGGAGGGCAGAGCGGAGCACGGGCAAGGGAGCGGGTCTCCCGGAAGCTACCGGCAGAGCCCCCTCCGTCTCGGACTCAGTCGAGGCGCCGGAACGTCCGCCGCCGGGGCGCGGCCTCCAGCGTGACCGCAGCCACGGTGCCCGACGTGAGGTCGATCTCGACCGCCTCAGCGGTCACCCCGCGCGGCAGCGCCGCCGGGTCCACGCGGACCGTGTAGCGCCCCGGCGCCAGGCCGACGAACCGGAACGCGCCCTCGGGGTCGGTCACGCCCCGCAGGCTGGCCCCCGTCTCGCCGACGATCTCGACCGAGACGCCGCCCAGCGGCCGCGACGGCCCGGCGAGCTGGCGGCCCGTGCGCGAGGCCTCCAGCAGGAGGGCTCGGCCGATCACCTCCGCGCTCGCCGGCGCGGCGAGGTCGGCCAGTCGTGTCACCTCGCCGCCGCCGACGCGCACGGGGACCGCGCCGAGCGCGTACGGCGACGCCCCGGCCGCGTCCGCGCCGACGGTCAGCTCGTAGGCGCCGGGCGGGAGGCCGGAGAGGGCGAACGACCCGTCGGGCGCCGACAGCGCGGCGGTCTGCCCGACGAACACGGGCACGCCGCCCAGCCCCAGCCCGGTCTCGGGGTCGATGACGCGGCCCTGGACGGCCCCGCTCTCGCGGCTCCGCGCTAGGGGCAGCGCCAGTGGCTGCGACAGTGTCACGAGCGCCTGCCAGCGGTCGGCGGTCAGGCGGAACGGGTCGGCGTCGTCGGCCAGGCGGAGGACGCGGGCGGAGAGGCGCTGCCCGCTGCGGGCGGTCCATGCGAGCGCGCCGTCAAGGCCCCACAGGTCCTGCGCGCCCTCGCGGAGCCGCTGCTGGGCGAAGACGGTGGCGCGGACGAGCAGCGAGGGCGTCGGCCGGATCGCGGCGCCGAGTGACGGGCGCCACGCCAGGCCGGTCTGGGTCGACGCCGAGCCGCCCAGCCCGACGAGCACCTCGGCGCCCGCCCCGAGGCGGAGCCGGGTGGCGACATCCGCCCCGGCCTCATCGTCCCGTGCCTCCCCTGCGATCCGGCGGCGGGCGAACCCGCGGAGGTCGCCCTGAACCCGTCCCAGCTGGAACGGGCTCCGCACGCGCGCGGCCCCCTCGGCCAGCGGCCGCGCGTCGCGGACGTAGCGCGTGCCGCCGACCTCCCACTGGAGGCCTCGGCCCGTGCGGCCCGACAGACGCGCGTTCTCCAGCGCGATCCCGACCCGCCCCTCGCGCGCCAGCACCCGGTAGCGCGTCGCCCGGGCGGACACGTAGCCGTCGCCGACGTAGAGGACGGCCTCGCCGCGCGCGTCGACCGTGCCCGCCGTGAGCAGGGGGAAGGAGGAGGGCGTCGACCGGGTGGCGGCGGTCAGGCGGACCGGGCCGCGGCGCACGTCCAGCCGCGCCGCGCCGCCCGCCTCGGTGGCTCCGCCCAGGCCCGCTTCCACGTCCACCCGGACGCCCTGGGCCGGCTCCACGACCGTCCGCAGGCCGAGCAGGGTGCCCGCCAGCGGGCCGGTTCGCACCAGCCCCATCGCCCCGATGCGGATCGGCATCGCCGCCGTCCCGACCGACCGCGACGCGCGGAGGCCGACGGTTCGGTCGCCGGGCAGGTAGCCGATCCGGTCGCCGAGGGCGAAGGCGCCCGCCGTCCACCGCGCGCGCTCGGCCTCCCCGGCGATGCCCGCCCCGAGCACCACGCCTGCCAGCGGGCCGTGGTCGACGGCCGCGTCGCCGAGGGTGGTGATGGTGGTCGGCGTCGAGAGCTGGGCCCGGTAGAGGTCGCGGCCGGTGAGCGCGTCGCCGCCGACCGCGGGCGCCCGCACGCTGACCCGAAGCCGCGCGTCGCCGTTCTCGCGCAGCAGGCCGCCCGCGTCGAACGTGACGAGCGCGCCCGACTGCGACCCGCCGACCGGGTCGGACCGTGTGGCGACCTCGATGCCGACGCGCCCGGGCAGGTCGTGCCGCGCCAGCCGGAGCGCGCCGGGCTCGGGAACGGCCAGCACGCGCACGTCGGTGGTCTCGACGAGCCCCGAGGCCGCGTCGGCGGCGTCCAGGCGGACCCGGATGCCGCGGCTCTCGACCAGCGCCGACGGAGCGGTCAGCGTCAACGTCGTGACGATGGTCTCGCCGATCCCGATGGTGACTGCGCGCTGCCCGAGGCGGGCGTCCCAGCCCACCGGGACGGCGGCCACGAGGTCGAGCGTGAGGGGCACGTTGCCGTCGTTCGCCAGCGTCACGGGCAGGTCGCTCGGCTCCCCGGCGACGAGCGGGTGCGTCGGGCGGCCGACCGCGATCCGCGCGGCCCGGCGCTCGGGGATGGTGACCGCGACCTGCGCCTGGGCCAGCGTGTCCGGGCTGAGCAGCGTCACCCGGACCGGGACGGTCCCTGCGGCGGCGCCTTGCGGCGGCGACACGATCACGAACACCGACCGGGCGCCGGGGCCGAGCGCCAGCGTCCGCGGCCCGCGCGTGCGCCACGTCGGCGGGGCGTCCACCGCGACGCGGACGCGCGCCGAGTCGGCGCTGGTG
This window contains:
- a CDS encoding thymidine phosphorylase; its protein translation is MSDLNVVRLITKKRDGGLLAPDEIAALIAAYTAGDVPDYQMSAFLMAAFLRGLSDDETVALTRAMLHSGTVLDLSDIEGVKVDKHSTGGVGDKVSLVLAPMVAACGVPVPMISGRGLGHTGGTLDKLEAIPGFDVGLSIERYREVLAEVGTVLIGQTGEIAPADKALYALRDVTGTVESIPLIAASILSKKLAEGIDALVLDVKVGRGAFMKDETRARKLAETLVRVGIGFGTPTVALLTNMDTPLGRAIGNGPETAEAIRLLKEETPAGGPCDDVVEVTLALAGEMLHLGRATESPEAGRRLASAALRDGWSFGILQEIVAAQGGDVAALDDPDALMGEPVATVTADTSGFVADIDPLALGYAAVDLGAGRARKEDDVDPKAGFVLHKTLGERVEAGDVLAQIYASDPSRADTEAVRAAFTLGAAPPTPRPLLLDRFDGTRWERGMGNAD
- a CDS encoding PspA/IM30 family protein, which encodes MWKRFTRLIKSMFGGAISAMEDPRLILEQNMRELNDQVPKMNENIATVKANVMLLQKEHRRYTAEQSSLTSKIKAAINAGRDDIAQRYAVQLQGVKEAQTRTGEQLQFAEQAYDKALQVKKAFMREREKKMQEAKEAIRAHDRAKWQAKIADTLEQFEVAGVDQTHDEMVQRVNEQSARNEARMEMALDSIDTESMQIEEDAQEIQAAELVKQFKLEMGMSEPAQEAAPTPQLRIPEEEAPSTTGGGGGTRERTE
- a CDS encoding M14 family metallopeptidase, which produces MLRSALPALAVLLSAAAAAQVPTPEAFLGYALGERFTPHHRVVDYVEAVGDASPLVTVERYGETPEGRPLLLAVVAESPAVAEAARQSSVAAARGEGEPTKAVVWLSYNVHGDEAVSTEAAMQTLYDLTQDPARLADVVVVLDPCLNPDGRDRYVSGYRQRRGALPNADPDAREHDQPWPGGRFNHYLFDLNRDWAWGTQPETRARLAAYNRWLPAVHVDFHEQGVESPYYFAPAAEPFHPRITPWQRELQTRIGRANAEVFDREGWLYFTKEEFDLFYPAYGDTWPTFNGAIGMTYEQGGSGRAGLAIRTAEGDTLTLRDRIDHHVATGLTTVATTARDAAEVRRQFAAYFQATPAGAQTYVAQGDPGRLGALAALLDLQGIAYGWATDQTVSGVRYGGGLDRPAEAGRVAVQAGALVVAADQPKGRLAAVLFEPEAVLGDSVTYDATAWALPYVYGVEGVAATGPVATGGPAPPAATVPSGRPYAYVAGWSSPDDARLLARLLREGVGVRIVPEPFEAGGRTFGRGALVVTRAGNARLGDRFDAVVRAAAQATGRPLTALASGFATSGPDLGSNRVGFVRRPSVAVLADTPVSPTALGEVWHWFDAVVEYPAALLTADDVSAATLADVDVLVMPDGSYGAWLSSDRADMLRSWIRAGGRLVAMERAVPSIARLDGFDAAVRDAPEADTTAAAALRPYAERERRGASESVPGAVYRVALDPTHPLAFGYPDWTYVLKRRVAPVDFLTDGWNVGVVRSGAPAAGFAGVQARERLEDSLVFGVEDVGRGEVVYLADSPLFRGFWADGQLLFANAVFGMEAW